In Mycobacterium sp. 050128, one genomic interval encodes:
- a CDS encoding MlaE family ABC transporter permease has translation MTNVAVLRARFPRAAENLNRYGGAAGRGLDDIGQMAWFGMTCIAHVPHALRNYRKETLRLIAQIGMGTGAMAVVGGTVAIVGFVTLSGSSLVAIQGFASLGNIGVEAFTGFFAALINVRIAAPVVTGIAMAATVGAGATAELGAMRISEEIDALEVMGIKSISFLATTRFMAGLVVIIPIYALAMIMCFLSPQITTTVLYGQSNGTYDHYFRTFLRPDDVFWSFLEAIIITAVVMITHCFYGYNAGGGPVGVGEAVGRSMRFSLVSVQVVVLSAALALYGVNPNFALTV, from the coding sequence ATGACAAACGTCGCCGTACTGCGAGCCCGGTTCCCGCGGGCAGCCGAAAACCTGAACCGCTACGGCGGTGCCGCCGGTCGCGGGCTCGACGACATCGGCCAGATGGCCTGGTTCGGGATGACCTGCATCGCGCACGTGCCGCACGCGCTGCGCAACTACCGCAAGGAGACGCTGCGGCTGATCGCCCAGATCGGCATGGGCACCGGGGCGATGGCCGTCGTCGGTGGCACGGTCGCCATCGTCGGCTTCGTCACGCTCTCCGGTAGCTCGCTGGTCGCCATCCAGGGTTTCGCGTCGCTGGGCAACATCGGCGTCGAGGCTTTCACCGGCTTCTTCGCCGCACTGATCAACGTGCGCATTGCCGCTCCGGTCGTCACCGGCATCGCGATGGCCGCCACCGTCGGCGCGGGCGCCACCGCAGAACTCGGCGCCATGCGCATCAGCGAGGAGATCGACGCCCTGGAAGTGATGGGCATCAAGTCGATCTCGTTCCTGGCCACCACACGGTTCATGGCCGGACTGGTCGTGATCATCCCGATCTACGCGCTGGCGATGATCATGTGCTTCCTGTCACCGCAGATCACCACGACGGTGCTCTACGGGCAGTCCAACGGAACCTACGACCACTACTTCCGGACGTTCCTGCGCCCCGACGACGTGTTCTGGTCGTTCCTGGAGGCCATCATCATCACCGCGGTCGTGATGATCACGCACTGCTTCTACGGCTACAACGCCGGCGGCGGGCCCGTCGGCGTCGGCGAGGCCGTTGGTCGCTCGATGCGGTTCTCCCTGGTCTCGGTGCAGGTTGTGGTGTTGTCCGCCGCGTTGGCGCTGTACGGCGTCAACCCGAACTTTGCGCTCACGGTGTAG
- a CDS encoding MlaE family ABC transporter permease, whose protein sequence is MTSTSAGGRGPYLVGYLRDQLETPLTLIGGFFRMCVLTGRALFRRPFQWREFILQCWFIMRVAFLPTVFVSIPLTVLLIFTLNVLLAQFGAADLSGAGAAIGAVTQLGPLTTVLVVAGAGSTAICADLGARTIREEIDAMEVLGIDPIHRLVVPRVIAATLVATLLNGLVITVGLVGGYLFGVYLQNVSGGAYLATLTTITGLPEVVIATLKAAIFGLIAGLVGCYRGLTVRGGSKGLGTAVNETVVLCVVALYAVNVVLTTIGVRFGTGH, encoded by the coding sequence GTGACTTCGACGTCTGCGGGCGGACGGGGCCCCTACCTGGTCGGCTACCTGCGCGACCAGCTGGAGACGCCGCTGACCCTGATCGGCGGGTTCTTCCGGATGTGTGTCCTGACCGGCCGCGCGTTGTTCCGCCGGCCCTTCCAGTGGCGCGAGTTCATCCTGCAGTGCTGGTTCATCATGCGGGTCGCTTTTCTGCCGACCGTATTCGTCTCGATCCCGCTGACCGTGCTGCTGATCTTCACGCTCAACGTGCTGCTGGCCCAGTTCGGTGCCGCCGACCTGTCCGGCGCCGGCGCGGCGATCGGTGCGGTCACCCAGCTCGGTCCGCTGACCACGGTGCTGGTGGTCGCCGGCGCCGGATCGACCGCGATCTGCGCCGACCTGGGCGCGCGCACCATCCGCGAGGAAATCGACGCGATGGAGGTGCTCGGCATCGACCCGATCCACCGCCTGGTGGTGCCCCGGGTGATCGCCGCGACCCTGGTCGCCACGCTGCTCAACGGCCTGGTCATCACCGTCGGCCTGGTGGGCGGCTACCTGTTCGGGGTGTACCTGCAGAACGTCTCCGGTGGTGCCTACCTGGCCACCCTGACCACGATCACCGGCCTGCCCGAGGTCGTCATCGCGACCCTCAAGGCCGCGATCTTCGGCCTGATCGCCGGCTTGGTCGGCTGCTACCGCGGCCTGACCGTGCGCGGCGGTTCGAAGGGCCTGGGGACTGCCGTCAACGAAACCGTGGTGCTCTGCGTCGTCGCGCTGTACGCGGTGAACGTGGTGCTGACCACGATCGGCGTGCGATTCGGAACGGGACACTGA
- the fadD5 gene encoding fatty-acid--CoA ligase FadD5 — translation MTAQLASHEAQASQPSHPTVQPYLARRQNWVNQLERHALMQPQAVALRFAGRTLTWADLQRRVSALAGALRRRGVGAGDRVMILMLNRTEFIEAMLATNMLGGIAVPLNFRLTPSEIAFLVEDCEARVMVTEAVLAPVATGVRDIAPLLATVVVAGGSTDDNVLGYEDLIDEPGDAPEPVDVPNDSPALIMYTSGTTGRPKGAVLTHTNLTGQTMTGLYTNGADINNDVGFVGVPLFHIAGVGNLLCGLLLGLPTVIYPLGAFDPGQLLDVLAAEKVTGIFLVPAQWQAVCAEQQARPRDLKLRIMSWGAAPAPDALLREMSATFPGTQILAAFGQTEMSPVTCMLLGEDAIRKRGSVGKVIPTVAARVVDENMNDVPIGEVGEIVYRAPTLMSGYWNNPEATAEAFAGGWFHSGDLVRMDEEGYVWVVDRKKDMIISGGENIYCAEVENVLAGHPGIVEVAVIGRVHEKWGEVPIAVAAITVDSLRLEDLDEFLTERLARYKHPKALEIVDALPRNPAGKVLKTELRVRYGTVGISQNQATSRDFTPREDS, via the coding sequence TTGACCGCGCAACTTGCTAGCCACGAGGCACAAGCGTCGCAGCCGTCACACCCGACCGTGCAGCCGTATCTTGCCCGTCGGCAGAACTGGGTCAACCAGCTCGAGCGGCACGCACTAATGCAGCCGCAGGCCGTCGCGCTGCGATTCGCCGGTCGCACTCTGACGTGGGCTGACCTGCAGCGACGGGTCAGCGCGCTAGCTGGAGCACTGCGCCGCCGCGGGGTCGGCGCCGGGGACCGGGTGATGATCCTGATGCTCAACCGCACCGAGTTCATCGAGGCGATGCTGGCCACCAACATGCTCGGCGGGATCGCGGTTCCGCTGAACTTCCGGCTCACCCCGTCCGAGATCGCGTTCCTGGTCGAGGACTGCGAGGCGCGGGTGATGGTCACCGAAGCGGTGCTGGCTCCGGTGGCCACCGGCGTGCGCGACATTGCGCCCCTGCTCGCCACCGTCGTCGTGGCCGGTGGCTCGACCGACGACAACGTGCTGGGCTACGAAGACCTGATCGACGAGCCCGGGGACGCGCCCGAGCCGGTGGATGTCCCGAACGACTCGCCGGCGCTGATCATGTACACCTCGGGCACCACCGGTCGCCCCAAGGGCGCGGTGCTCACCCACACCAACCTGACCGGGCAGACGATGACCGGGCTTTACACCAACGGCGCGGACATCAATAACGATGTCGGCTTCGTCGGTGTCCCGCTGTTCCACATCGCCGGCGTCGGCAACCTGCTTTGCGGGCTGCTGCTGGGCCTGCCGACCGTCATCTATCCCCTCGGGGCGTTCGACCCGGGTCAGCTGCTCGATGTGCTCGCGGCCGAGAAGGTCACCGGCATCTTCCTGGTTCCCGCGCAATGGCAGGCCGTGTGCGCCGAGCAGCAGGCCCGCCCTCGCGACCTGAAGCTGCGGATCATGTCGTGGGGAGCCGCCCCCGCTCCGGACGCGCTGCTACGGGAGATGTCGGCGACGTTCCCCGGCACCCAGATCCTCGCCGCATTCGGCCAGACCGAGATGTCTCCCGTCACCTGCATGCTGCTCGGCGAGGACGCGATCCGTAAGCGCGGATCGGTCGGCAAGGTGATCCCGACGGTCGCCGCCCGCGTCGTCGACGAGAACATGAACGATGTGCCGATCGGTGAAGTCGGCGAAATCGTCTATCGGGCACCGACATTGATGAGCGGCTACTGGAACAACCCGGAGGCCACCGCGGAGGCGTTCGCGGGCGGCTGGTTCCACTCCGGCGACCTCGTCCGGATGGACGAGGAGGGCTACGTCTGGGTCGTGGACCGCAAGAAGGACATGATCATCTCCGGCGGCGAGAACATCTACTGCGCCGAAGTGGAGAACGTGCTGGCCGGCCACCCCGGCATCGTCGAGGTCGCGGTCATCGGCCGGGTCCACGAGAAATGGGGCGAGGTACCGATCGCGGTCGCGGCGATCACCGTCGACAGCCTCAGGCTCGAGGATCTGGACGAATTCCTGACCGAGCGCCTCGCCCGTTACAAGCACCCCAAGGCACTCGAAATCGTCGACGCGTTACCCCGCAATCCGGCCGGCAAGGTCCTCAAGACTGAGTTACGGGTTCGCTACGGCACTGTCGGCATATCTCAAAACCAGGCTACTTCAAGGGATTTCACGCCGAGAGAGGATAGCTGA
- a CDS encoding GntR family transcriptional regulator, with protein MNVPLSTRTHGRRRQLRRAQLSDEVAGHLRAAIMSGTLRPGTFIRLDETAAELGVSVTPVREALLKLRGEGMVQLEPHRGHVVLPLTRQDIDDIFWLQATIARELAAAATSHITEAEIDELERINNSLSAAVGSSDPETIAGIEFSFHRVFNQASGRIKLAWFLLNAARYMPVLVYAGDPQWGVAAVDNHRQLIGALRRRDTPAVIEHTVWQFTDAAQRLTQMLDGAGIFG; from the coding sequence GTGAACGTACCTCTATCTACGCGAACCCACGGCAGGCGGCGGCAGCTGCGCCGGGCGCAGCTGTCGGACGAGGTCGCGGGCCACCTGCGGGCAGCGATCATGTCGGGGACATTGCGCCCGGGCACCTTCATACGCCTCGACGAGACGGCGGCCGAACTCGGGGTCAGCGTGACGCCGGTGCGCGAGGCTCTGCTGAAGCTGCGCGGTGAGGGCATGGTGCAGCTGGAGCCGCACCGCGGTCACGTCGTGCTGCCGCTGACCCGTCAGGACATCGACGACATTTTCTGGCTTCAGGCCACCATCGCCAGGGAACTGGCCGCCGCGGCCACCTCACACATCACCGAGGCCGAGATCGACGAGCTGGAGCGGATCAACAATTCGCTGTCCGCGGCCGTCGGCTCCAGCGATCCCGAGACCATCGCAGGCATCGAGTTCTCATTCCACCGGGTCTTCAACCAGGCCAGCGGGCGAATCAAGCTGGCCTGGTTCCTGCTCAACGCCGCGCGTTATATGCCGGTGCTGGTGTACGCCGGCGATCCACAGTGGGGTGTCGCCGCGGTCGACAATCACCGGCAGCTGATCGGCGCGCTGCGCCGTCGCGATACGCCCGCGGTGATCGAGCACACGGTCTGGCAATTCACCGACGCGGCGCAGCGACTGACCCAAATGCTGGACGGGGCCGGGATCTTCGGCTGA
- a CDS encoding SRPBCC family protein, which produces MPVLSKTVEVGTNAAAIMAIVADFERYPEWSDGAKGCWVLARYDDGRPSQIRLDAAYQGFEGVFIQAIYYPGPNQIQTVLQQGELFKKQEQLFSVVETGASSLLTVDIDVEPSMPVPAPMVKMMLNNVLDHLAENLKKRAEQLAAG; this is translated from the coding sequence ATGCCCGTTTTGAGCAAAACTGTCGAGGTCGGCACCAACGCCGCCGCCATCATGGCCATCGTCGCGGATTTCGAGCGGTACCCGGAGTGGAGCGACGGGGCCAAGGGCTGCTGGGTGCTGGCGCGCTACGACGACGGACGGCCCAGTCAGATTCGCCTGGACGCCGCCTATCAAGGCTTCGAGGGTGTGTTCATTCAGGCCATCTACTATCCCGGACCGAACCAGATTCAGACCGTGCTGCAGCAGGGCGAGCTGTTCAAGAAACAGGAGCAGTTGTTCAGCGTGGTGGAAACCGGCGCCTCGAGCCTGCTGACCGTCGACATCGACGTCGAACCGTCCATGCCGGTGCCCGCGCCGATGGTGAAGATGATGCTGAACAACGTGCTCGATCACCTCGCGGAGAACCTCAAGAAGCGCGCCGAGCAGCTGGCCGCCGGCTAG
- a CDS encoding acyl-CoA thioesterase, translating into MIPPAPEGLTSSDFPVLWPVGTRWADNDMFGHLNNAVYYQLFDTAINAWITIGTGLDPTTMPALGVVAESGCLYFSELQFPQSLDVGLAVTRLGRSSVTYRLGVFESREGEQTRPVTALGHWVHVYVDRTSRKPTPIPDPIRALLSTACVEA; encoded by the coding sequence ATGATTCCGCCGGCACCAGAGGGTCTCACCAGCAGCGACTTCCCGGTGCTGTGGCCGGTGGGCACCCGGTGGGCCGACAACGACATGTTCGGTCACCTCAACAACGCGGTCTATTACCAATTGTTCGACACCGCGATCAACGCCTGGATTACGATCGGCACCGGGCTTGACCCGACCACGATGCCGGCGTTGGGCGTCGTCGCCGAGTCGGGCTGCCTTTACTTCTCCGAACTGCAATTCCCGCAAAGTCTCGACGTGGGTCTCGCCGTGACACGGCTGGGCCGCAGCAGCGTCACCTACCGGCTCGGCGTGTTCGAGTCAAGAGAGGGTGAACAGACGCGGCCGGTCACCGCGCTGGGGCATTGGGTGCACGTTTACGTCGACCGCACCAGCCGCAAACCCACCCCGATTCCCGATCCCATCCGGGCCCTGCTGTCGACGGCCTGCGTCGAGGCTTAA
- a CDS encoding enolase C-terminal domain-like protein encodes MRITGLEVVPFETFVDRISFGQLTTDYRVVQTVTKVLTDEGVEGYYFGGHFHGDSDGLLPGDRALITHFLSPLLAGQDPFDRAEIWRQLWAAKLPENVCSVIDLALWDLAGRVTGLPVRKLLGGARDRVKAYASSFNNLGSPDEYAAHAVDCQRQGYRAYKIHPYHYWNPATRQPALPRPSYVDWDLQVCREVRSAVGDEMVLMFDPWGTYQTYEDALLVGRELERLGFYWYEHPMPEYRVESYVKLAAALDIPICSPEIAEGGVYTRADWILRGASDITRIDVLRGGITGVMKLAAMAESVGMRCELHMSGFGNLQVLGATSDDVCEYYERGLLGPGVRYDTTPPYLEAPCDPLRSDGLVDLPSAPGLGYQIRWDYLENHRLADTAAEPVAPLHPR; translated from the coding sequence ATGAGGATCACCGGCTTGGAGGTCGTGCCCTTCGAGACCTTTGTCGACCGAATCTCGTTCGGCCAGTTGACTACCGATTACCGTGTGGTGCAGACGGTGACGAAGGTACTCACCGACGAGGGAGTCGAGGGTTACTACTTCGGGGGTCATTTCCATGGAGACTCCGATGGGCTGTTGCCCGGGGACCGGGCGCTGATAACTCACTTTTTGAGTCCCCTTCTGGCCGGCCAGGACCCATTCGACCGGGCGGAGATCTGGCGGCAACTGTGGGCCGCGAAGCTGCCGGAGAACGTTTGCAGCGTCATCGATCTGGCCCTTTGGGATTTGGCGGGCCGAGTCACCGGGCTGCCCGTGCGCAAGCTGCTGGGCGGCGCTCGCGACCGCGTCAAGGCCTATGCGAGCAGTTTCAACAATCTGGGCAGTCCTGACGAGTACGCGGCTCACGCCGTCGATTGCCAGCGTCAGGGTTATCGTGCCTACAAGATCCACCCGTATCACTATTGGAATCCCGCGACCCGCCAACCCGCGCTGCCGCGGCCGTCGTATGTGGACTGGGATCTCCAGGTGTGCCGCGAGGTTCGGTCGGCGGTCGGAGACGAGATGGTGCTCATGTTCGATCCGTGGGGCACCTACCAGACGTACGAAGATGCCCTGCTGGTTGGGCGCGAACTGGAACGGCTGGGTTTCTATTGGTATGAGCACCCGATGCCCGAGTACCGGGTCGAGTCATATGTGAAACTGGCTGCCGCGCTTGATATCCCGATCTGCTCGCCCGAGATCGCCGAGGGCGGTGTCTATACCCGAGCGGACTGGATCTTGCGTGGTGCGTCCGACATCACTCGCATCGATGTCTTGCGCGGAGGCATTACCGGAGTGATGAAATTGGCCGCAATGGCCGAGTCCGTCGGCATGCGCTGCGAGCTACACATGAGCGGCTTCGGGAACCTGCAAGTCCTGGGTGCCACGAGCGACGACGTGTGCGAATACTACGAGCGCGGCCTACTCGGGCCCGGGGTTCGCTACGACACCACGCCGCCCTATCTCGAAGCTCCGTGCGACCCACTGCGCTCGGACGGATTGGTCGACCTACCGTCGGCACCTGGGCTCGGTTACCAGATCCGTTGGGATTACCTCGAAAACCACCGCCTTGCCGACACAGCGGCCGAACCCGTCGCACCCCTGCATCCCAGATAG
- a CDS encoding alpha/beta hydrolase — translation MTQLDGAQRLHPVLRAVAATRTVLSPEAIQLMRGPFDQRRRDAAAITELPGVQITSDTVGNVPVRIYRGGPSPAPVVVYCHAGGFALGNLDTDHRQCAELARRGRCTVVSVDYRLAPEHPYPAALDDAIAVLNWVAGNAAELDVDTARLAIAGSSAGATLAASLVQRCADGSLPPVMFQLLHQPVLDDRATASKAEFRTSPAFDGEAAELMWRYYLGGRPASPDIVPARRNELHGLPPTLITCAEIDPFRDEAIDYGLRLLRAGVSTELHVFARTCHGFDSLLPDWSESERLFTLQGQALQRVWYAI, via the coding sequence ATGACGCAATTGGACGGCGCGCAACGTCTGCACCCGGTGCTGCGCGCGGTCGCGGCCACTCGAACGGTCCTCTCCCCGGAGGCAATTCAGTTGATGCGCGGACCGTTCGACCAGCGCCGCCGCGACGCCGCGGCAATCACCGAGTTGCCGGGTGTGCAGATCACCAGCGACACCGTCGGTAACGTGCCGGTCCGCATCTATCGCGGCGGGCCGTCACCGGCACCGGTCGTCGTCTATTGCCACGCGGGTGGATTCGCGCTGGGCAACCTCGACACCGATCACCGGCAGTGCGCCGAACTCGCCCGGCGTGGCCGCTGCACGGTGGTGTCGGTCGACTACCGGCTGGCCCCGGAGCACCCCTACCCGGCCGCGCTCGACGACGCGATCGCAGTGCTCAATTGGGTAGCCGGCAACGCGGCGGAACTGGATGTCGACACCGCCCGGCTGGCGATCGCGGGCAGCAGTGCCGGGGCTACCCTGGCCGCATCCCTGGTGCAGCGTTGCGCCGATGGATCGTTGCCGCCCGTCATGTTCCAGCTTTTGCACCAGCCGGTGCTCGACGACCGCGCTACCGCGTCGAAAGCGGAGTTTCGCACCAGCCCGGCGTTCGACGGTGAGGCGGCCGAACTGATGTGGCGCTACTATCTGGGCGGCCGGCCCGCATCGCCGGATATCGTTCCGGCGCGACGCAACGAATTGCACGGTTTACCACCAACTTTGATCACCTGCGCGGAGATCGACCCGTTTCGCGACGAAGCGATCGACTACGGGCTGCGGCTCTTGCGCGCCGGGGTGTCCACCGAATTGCACGTGTTCGCGCGCACCTGCCACGGCTTCGATTCGCTGCTGCCCGACTGGTCGGAGTCCGAGCGGCTGTTCACGCTGCAGGGTCAGGCGCTGCAGCGCGTCTGGTACGCGATCTGA
- a CDS encoding flavin-containing monooxygenase, whose product MPTDSMKTTLSVGIIGAGPGGLALGILLARAGFHDFTIFDREDDVGGTWRINTYPGLACDVKSHLYSFSFDLNPHWSRLWSGQPEILAYFERCADKYGLRPHLRLRTEIHSATWEEDAQQWCLTTGSGEEHRFDVVVSAVGLFTRPLFPELVEQEPFTGTVMHSSQWDHQIDLAGARVAVLGTGSTASQLLPELAKVAGQVYSVQRSPTWILPKPDRHYTRRERWVFAHLPFAKKLYRTRLWLRSESNISVIEHGSEKTQDFTAIALDLLEKTVADQELRQRLTPDHPMGCKRLVFSSDYLPTLTRPNVEVVSSPARYLKARSFVTEDGTERDVDVVVCATGYAAADYLGQLDVRGEGGTTLREVWSEGAHAYLGMAVPGFPNFFMLYGPNTNVGSNSVIFMLEAQARYIVRALKYMRRRGKTYVAVRPSALARFIAKIDQWMVGTVWTTQCSNYFRAANGRVVTQWPRSARSFWEMTRRFTPGDFMFSSHPRRPVPAGHGALRAPEER is encoded by the coding sequence ATGCCTACAGATTCGATGAAGACAACATTGTCGGTCGGCATCATCGGTGCCGGGCCGGGCGGGCTGGCATTGGGAATCCTGTTGGCTCGCGCGGGATTCCACGATTTCACGATCTTCGATCGCGAAGACGACGTGGGCGGCACCTGGCGGATCAACACCTATCCGGGCCTGGCCTGCGACGTCAAGTCGCACCTGTATTCGTTCTCCTTCGACCTGAACCCGCATTGGTCGCGGCTATGGTCCGGCCAGCCCGAGATCCTCGCCTATTTCGAACGCTGCGCCGACAAATACGGACTGCGGCCGCACCTGAGGCTGCGCACCGAAATTCATTCGGCGACTTGGGAAGAAGACGCCCAGCAATGGTGCCTTACCACCGGTAGCGGCGAAGAACACCGCTTCGACGTCGTGGTCTCCGCCGTCGGTTTGTTCACCCGGCCGCTTTTCCCGGAGCTCGTCGAGCAGGAGCCGTTCACCGGAACCGTGATGCACTCGTCGCAATGGGACCATCAGATAGACCTCGCGGGTGCGCGGGTGGCGGTGTTGGGCACCGGATCGACGGCGTCGCAGCTGCTGCCCGAACTCGCGAAGGTAGCGGGCCAGGTCTATTCGGTACAGCGCTCGCCGACCTGGATTCTGCCCAAGCCGGATCGGCACTACACCCGACGGGAGCGTTGGGTCTTCGCTCATCTGCCGTTCGCCAAAAAGCTGTACCGGACCCGGCTGTGGCTGCGCAGCGAATCCAACATCTCGGTGATCGAGCACGGCAGCGAAAAGACGCAGGACTTCACCGCGATTGCCCTTGACCTGCTTGAAAAGACGGTCGCCGACCAGGAATTGCGACAGCGGCTGACTCCCGATCACCCGATGGGCTGTAAGCGGCTGGTGTTCTCCTCGGACTACCTGCCAACGCTGACCCGGCCCAATGTCGAGGTGGTGTCCAGTCCGGCGCGCTACCTCAAGGCCCGGTCCTTCGTCACCGAAGACGGCACCGAGCGCGACGTCGACGTGGTGGTGTGCGCCACCGGCTACGCCGCCGCCGACTATCTCGGGCAGCTGGATGTCCGCGGCGAAGGCGGCACCACACTGCGCGAGGTCTGGAGTGAGGGGGCGCATGCGTATCTCGGCATGGCCGTCCCCGGGTTCCCGAACTTCTTCATGCTGTACGGGCCCAACACGAATGTCGGCTCCAACAGCGTGATCTTCATGTTAGAGGCTCAGGCGCGCTACATCGTGCGGGCGTTGAAGTACATGCGGCGCAGGGGCAAGACGTACGTGGCGGTGCGACCGTCCGCGCTGGCGCGGTTCATCGCCAAGATCGACCAGTGGATGGTCGGCACCGTGTGGACGACCCAGTGCAGCAACTACTTTCGGGCCGCAAACGGGCGAGTGGTCACGCAGTGGCCGCGCAGCGCGCGCAGCTTCTGGGAGATGACCCGCAGGTTCACGCCCGGCGACTTCATGTTCTCCAGCCACCCACGCAGACCGGTGCCCGCCGGCCACGGGGCCCTTCGCGCGCCGGAGGAACGATGA
- a CDS encoding SDR family NAD(P)-dependent oxidoreductase produces MSVALVTGAAGGQGWAIAKKLRAEGYSVAACDRRAKAVAAAVAELGDDEVIAIELDVTSELQWETAVATTVDRFGRLTTLVNNAGVLHRAALGDETAADFENAWRVNCLGAFLGMRAALGRLREAEHAAIVNICSTGAIRPFPAHCAYGSSKWALRGLTQTAAAELAPSGIRVNAVFPGPIATSMLDDATQARLTGTASFGRLGQPTEIADAVAFLVSQEASFITGSELVVDGGQCLQIR; encoded by the coding sequence ATGAGCGTCGCACTCGTCACCGGCGCGGCGGGCGGACAGGGCTGGGCGATCGCGAAAAAGCTTCGCGCAGAGGGGTATTCCGTTGCTGCCTGTGACCGGCGCGCCAAGGCCGTCGCCGCCGCGGTCGCCGAATTGGGCGACGACGAGGTGATCGCGATCGAACTCGACGTGACCAGCGAGCTGCAGTGGGAGACCGCCGTCGCAACGACGGTGGACCGGTTCGGGCGGCTGACCACATTGGTCAACAACGCGGGGGTGCTGCATCGTGCCGCGCTGGGCGACGAGACGGCCGCGGATTTCGAAAACGCCTGGCGGGTCAACTGTCTGGGCGCGTTCCTGGGCATGCGAGCCGCACTAGGCCGGCTGCGGGAGGCCGAACACGCAGCGATCGTGAACATTTGCAGTACCGGAGCCATCCGCCCCTTCCCGGCGCACTGCGCATACGGTTCGTCGAAGTGGGCGCTACGCGGACTGACCCAAACGGCGGCGGCCGAACTCGCGCCGTCCGGTATTCGGGTCAATGCGGTGTTCCCCGGGCCGATCGCCACCTCGATGCTCGATGATGCCACCCAGGCTCGGCTGACGGGGACGGCGTCGTTCGGCCGGCTGGGGCAGCCCACCGAAATCGCCGACGCGGTCGCCTTTCTGGTATCGCAGGAGGCGTCGTTCATCACCGGTTCGGAACTGGTCGTCGATGGTGGGCAATGCCTACAGATTCGATGA
- a CDS encoding nuclear transport factor 2 family protein — MTDERTAIRELIAAYALALDGGDVDACVQLFTDDAEFLVYGRSFAGHEGIAKMFWDAPRGLHLTGVSRIDVGPDEADTATARTQVLFVRAGDLHLRPALYDDQLVRRGGQWRFRQRRCQFVTSHGLSDSPEVPSS; from the coding sequence GTGACCGACGAGCGCACCGCGATCCGCGAACTGATCGCCGCCTACGCACTCGCCCTGGATGGGGGCGACGTCGACGCGTGTGTGCAGCTGTTCACCGACGACGCGGAATTCCTGGTCTACGGACGGTCTTTCGCCGGACACGAAGGGATCGCCAAGATGTTCTGGGATGCACCCCGCGGACTACACCTGACCGGGGTGTCGCGAATCGACGTCGGCCCTGACGAAGCTGACACCGCGACCGCCCGCACACAGGTCCTGTTCGTCAGGGCCGGCGATCTGCACCTGCGGCCCGCGCTGTACGACGACCAGCTCGTCCGCCGCGGCGGCCAATGGCGTTTCCGGCAGCGCAGATGCCAATTCGTCACCAGCCACGGCCTGTCCGATAGCCCCGAGGTTCCGTCGTCATGA
- a CDS encoding HpcH/HpaI aldolase family protein — protein MSIFHDAPAKTTPIWGGWVTGPTLIGPEEFARAGYDYVGFDAQHGYLDDADIAGILRRLELVPIATAVRLPNADPAPIGRVADAGADAVLIAMIESADQAAAAVAATRYPPAGVRSFGPLRASLGLDPAAHEAWVSVFAMIETAAALANLADICAVDGLAGIYIGPADLAISMGHPAVGSTRQPEVLDAIVRIHRVATEAGLVTGIHASEGKTGHAMAQLGFRMITLAAESAALRRGAIEHLREATGQ, from the coding sequence GTGAGCATTTTCCACGACGCGCCGGCCAAGACCACGCCGATCTGGGGCGGGTGGGTCACCGGCCCGACGCTGATCGGGCCGGAGGAATTCGCCCGGGCCGGATACGACTACGTGGGATTCGACGCCCAGCACGGCTATCTCGACGACGCCGACATCGCCGGCATACTGCGGCGCCTCGAGCTTGTACCCATCGCGACCGCGGTGCGGTTGCCCAACGCCGACCCCGCCCCGATCGGGCGGGTGGCCGACGCCGGTGCCGATGCCGTGTTGATCGCGATGATCGAGTCGGCCGACCAGGCCGCCGCGGCCGTGGCGGCCACCCGCTACCCACCGGCGGGCGTCCGCAGCTTCGGCCCGCTGCGCGCCAGCCTGGGGCTCGACCCCGCCGCCCACGAGGCGTGGGTGAGCGTGTTCGCAATGATCGAAACCGCTGCGGCGCTGGCGAATCTGGCTGACATCTGTGCGGTCGACGGGCTGGCCGGCATCTACATCGGGCCGGCCGATTTGGCCATCTCGATGGGTCACCCCGCGGTCGGATCGACCCGGCAGCCCGAAGTGCTCGACGCGATCGTGCGGATCCACCGCGTCGCGACCGAAGCCGGACTGGTCACCGGGATTCACGCCAGCGAGGGCAAAACCGGTCACGCCATGGCGCAGCTCGGCTTTCGGATGATCACCCTGGCCGCCGAATCGGCGGCGCTGCGACGCGGGGCGATCGAGCATCTGCGCGAAGCGACCGGACAGTGA